A part of Agromyces protaetiae genomic DNA contains:
- the ftsE gene encoding cell division ATP-binding protein FtsE — translation MIRFDHVTKKYPGQGRPALDDVGVEILRGEFVFLVGASGSGKSSFLRLILKEARPTSGKIHVLGQDLGTISSRKVPYFRRNLGVVFQDFRLLPNKSVYENVAFTLRVIGKSRGFIHQAVPETLKLVGLEGKEKRMPHELSGGEQQRVAIARAIVNKPQILLADEPTGNLDPVTSAGIMTLLERISASGTTIVMATHEAGIVDQMRRRVIELSAGVIVRDERSAGYDGQTVRDVEYEPVTEGQDADVSADAAGAKPAKRGAAGTAGKAGAAKRAPSTKAAAGDKPAPTAAPASTSKGTAAGAAAAGAAGASARKKVDGTKPDASPEPATTTGAAPITAAAPKVTPEVMRDAAPLYIEPEATDAVTDEAAEITAAATGKIAIDPKALVPEASDADETSAPLTLAERLGLRAPGGPRDDDRDQEVGPTT, via the coding sequence ATGATCCGCTTCGACCACGTCACCAAGAAGTACCCGGGCCAAGGTCGGCCCGCTCTCGACGACGTCGGGGTCGAGATCCTGCGCGGCGAGTTCGTCTTCCTCGTCGGCGCCTCGGGCTCGGGCAAGTCGAGCTTCCTCCGGCTGATCCTCAAAGAGGCGCGGCCGACGTCGGGCAAGATCCATGTGCTCGGCCAAGACCTCGGCACGATCTCGAGCCGCAAGGTGCCGTACTTCCGCCGCAATCTCGGCGTCGTCTTCCAAGACTTCCGCCTGCTGCCGAACAAGTCGGTCTACGAGAACGTCGCGTTCACGCTGCGCGTGATCGGCAAGTCGCGCGGGTTCATCCACCAGGCCGTCCCCGAGACCCTGAAGCTCGTCGGCCTCGAGGGCAAAGAGAAGCGCATGCCGCACGAGCTCTCCGGCGGTGAGCAGCAGCGCGTCGCGATCGCGCGCGCGATCGTCAACAAGCCGCAGATCCTCCTCGCCGACGAGCCGACGGGCAACCTCGACCCCGTCACGAGCGCCGGCATCATGACCCTCCTCGAGCGCATCAGCGCGAGCGGCACGACGATCGTCATGGCGACCCACGAGGCCGGCATCGTCGACCAGATGCGCCGCCGCGTCATCGAGCTCTCGGCGGGCGTCATCGTGCGCGACGAGCGCAGCGCGGGCTACGACGGCCAGACGGTGCGCGACGTCGAGTACGAGCCCGTCACCGAAGGGCAGGACGCGGATGTCTCGGCCGACGCCGCAGGCGCGAAGCCGGCGAAGCGCGGCGCGGCAGGGACCGCAGGCAAGGCCGGGGCCGCGAAGCGCGCACCCTCGACGAAGGCGGCGGCGGGCGACAAGCCGGCTCCGACCGCAGCACCCGCTTCGACCTCGAAGGGCACCGCGGCCGGTGCAGCCGCGGCCGGTGCCGCGGGTGCGTCGGCGCGCAAGAAGGTCGACGGCACGAAGCCGGATGCCTCGCCCGAACCCGCGACGACGACCGGCGCCGCACCCATCACGGCAGCCGCCCCCAAGGTCACCCCCGAGGTCATGCGCGACGCCGCACCGCTCTATATCGAGCCCGAGGCGACCGACGCCGTGACCGACGAAGCCGCCGAGATCACCGCGGCCGCCACGGGCAAGATCGCCATCGACCCCAAGGCGCTCGTGCCCGAGGCATCCGACGCCGACGAGACATCCGCCCCGCTCACGCTCGCCGAGCGACTCGGCCTCCGCGCACCCGGCGGGCCGCGCGACGACGACCGCGACCAGGAAGTGGGGCCGACCACATGA
- a CDS encoding iron chelate uptake ABC transporter family permease subunit, with translation MTTALETPKASPRTRVGLAAGLVGAVVVLAVVAAASILFGSRAIDLGRAAETDLTVILDMRVPRTVLGVLVGAALAVGGALLQGVARNPLADPGVLGINAGAAVAVVGGILLVGAQTAGAYVWFAFLGAATATVLVYGIASFGREGRSR, from the coding sequence ATGACGACCGCACTGGAGACTCCGAAGGCGAGCCCGCGCACCCGCGTCGGGCTCGCCGCGGGGCTCGTCGGCGCGGTCGTCGTGCTCGCGGTCGTCGCGGCCGCATCGATCCTCTTCGGATCGCGCGCGATCGACCTCGGCCGGGCCGCCGAGACCGACCTCACCGTCATCCTCGACATGCGCGTGCCGCGCACGGTCCTCGGAGTGCTCGTGGGAGCGGCGCTCGCCGTCGGCGGCGCGCTGCTTCAGGGCGTCGCCCGCAACCCGCTCGCCGACCCCGGCGTGCTCGGCATCAACGCGGGCGCGGCCGTCGCGGTCGTCGGAGGCATCCTGCTCGTCGGCGCCCAGACCGCCGGAGCCTACGTCTGGTTCGCCTTCCTCGGTGCTGCCACGGCGACGGTGCTCGTGTACGGCATCGCGTCGTTCGGGCGCGAGGGGCGATCCCGGTGA
- the ftsX gene encoding permease-like cell division protein FtsX — protein MRLGLVLAEAASGLRRNASMVVSVVLVTFISLTFVGVAALMQLQIAQMKGYWYDRAQVAVYLCTQLSTTAGCESGEATEEQKAAIEAQLNSDTLAQFIDDVTFEDHDQAYANFQQQFAGTPAAEYVTPDQLNETFWVNLVDPSQSEIISEALAGFPGVEQVMDQRSLLDQIFDVLNAASFTAIAVAVIMLVAAALLIATTIRLSAFSRRRELGIMRLVGASNRFIQTPFVLEGVLAGLIGSLLAGAAVLAIVQFFVQGYLAKTLSFTFVDLGDAWLVVPLLILVGVALAAVSAGIAIRRYLRV, from the coding sequence ATGAGGCTTGGACTCGTGCTCGCCGAGGCGGCGAGCGGACTCCGACGCAACGCCTCGATGGTCGTGTCGGTCGTGCTCGTGACGTTCATCTCGCTCACGTTCGTGGGCGTCGCCGCGCTCATGCAGCTGCAGATCGCGCAGATGAAGGGCTACTGGTATGACCGAGCCCAGGTCGCCGTGTACCTGTGCACCCAACTGTCGACGACGGCGGGCTGCGAGTCGGGTGAGGCCACCGAGGAGCAGAAGGCCGCGATCGAAGCGCAACTGAACTCCGACACGCTCGCGCAGTTCATCGACGACGTCACGTTCGAAGACCACGACCAGGCGTATGCGAACTTCCAGCAGCAGTTCGCCGGCACGCCCGCCGCCGAGTACGTCACCCCCGATCAGCTCAACGAGACGTTCTGGGTGAACCTCGTCGACCCGTCGCAGAGTGAGATCATCTCCGAAGCGCTCGCCGGATTCCCCGGTGTCGAGCAGGTCATGGACCAGCGGAGCCTGCTCGACCAGATCTTCGACGTGCTGAACGCCGCGAGCTTCACGGCCATCGCCGTCGCCGTCATCATGCTCGTCGCGGCCGCGCTGCTCATCGCGACGACCATCCGCCTCTCGGCGTTCTCACGCCGAAGAGAGCTCGGCATCATGCGACTCGTCGGCGCGTCGAACCGGTTCATCCAGACGCCGTTCGTGCTCGAGGGCGTGCTCGCCGGGCTCATCGGCTCGCTTCTCGCGGGCGCCGCCGTGCTCGCGATCGTGCAGTTCTTCGTGCAGGGCTACCTCGCGAAGACGCTGTCGTTCACGTTCGTCGACCTCGGCGACGCGTGGCTCGTCGTGCCGCTCCTGATCCTCGTGGGCGTCGCGCTCGCGGCCGTGTCGGCGGGCATCGCGATCCGGCGGTATCTGCGGGTGTAG
- a CDS encoding SIMPL domain-containing protein encodes MSIQIAVNGRAEVKIAPELGAVSVTVSASGPDRQRPLRDVSESHERLLASVRALDAEGVLDRWSATQLRTWAHRPWNSDGKQLALVYNASAAVEIVFSDLGRLSEWVGSAGEEARLSVGGVSWQLTDATNRRVREEAQREAVADAVAKAVVYADAVGAGRPVAVEIADTGMLSAHPVEPPQPVYAMARASFAKADAAPPAPELAPADLVIAATVDARFSAEPRA; translated from the coding sequence GTGAGCATCCAGATCGCCGTCAACGGCCGCGCCGAGGTCAAGATCGCCCCCGAACTCGGCGCCGTGTCGGTCACCGTGTCGGCGTCGGGCCCTGACCGCCAGCGACCGTTGCGCGACGTCTCCGAGTCGCACGAGCGCCTGCTCGCGAGCGTGCGCGCACTCGACGCCGAGGGTGTGCTCGACCGCTGGTCGGCTACCCAGTTGCGCACGTGGGCGCACCGCCCCTGGAACTCCGACGGCAAACAGCTCGCGCTCGTCTACAACGCGAGCGCCGCGGTCGAGATCGTCTTCAGCGACCTCGGTCGGCTGTCCGAGTGGGTGGGCAGCGCAGGCGAAGAAGCGCGGCTGTCGGTCGGCGGCGTCAGCTGGCAGTTGACGGATGCCACGAACCGCCGTGTGCGCGAAGAAGCTCAGCGTGAGGCCGTCGCCGACGCCGTCGCGAAGGCCGTCGTCTACGCCGACGCGGTCGGCGCAGGGCGGCCGGTCGCAGTGGAGATCGCCGACACCGGCATGCTGTCGGCGCACCCCGTCGAACCGCCGCAGCCCGTCTACGCGATGGCGCGCGCGAGCTTCGCGAAGGCCGACGCGGCACCGCCCGCGCCCGAACTCGCACCGGCCGACCTCGTGATCGCCGCGACGGTCGATGCGCGGTTCTCGGCCGAGCCGCGGGCCTGA
- a CDS encoding tyrosine-protein phosphatase, which produces MDTSTRILVPGTYNFRDVGGLPAASGPVRSGTLYRSDGLFRIGEPGRAKLRELGLRRVIDLRDEQEAQAMPDDVAGLGLDVRRLPVFEGSGASQGAKGISLEALYRRIVTQHSSIVVEAVRDIATTTDGSVLVHCTAGKDRTGVVVALTLLAVGVDRDSVIADYERTEQYLAGEWLDGMVEMIGRYGVPDTPELRVLMGGSPPEAIDSAIDVVERSHGSARRYLLESGLSLDELSALEKLLVDEG; this is translated from the coding sequence ATGGACACCTCGACTCGGATCCTCGTACCCGGCACCTACAACTTCCGTGATGTCGGCGGGTTGCCTGCCGCGAGCGGCCCCGTGCGCTCGGGCACGCTGTACCGCTCCGACGGGCTCTTCCGCATCGGCGAGCCGGGGCGGGCGAAGCTCCGCGAACTCGGCCTCCGCCGCGTCATCGACCTGCGCGACGAGCAAGAGGCGCAGGCGATGCCCGACGACGTCGCCGGACTCGGACTCGACGTGCGGCGGCTTCCCGTGTTCGAGGGGTCGGGCGCGTCGCAAGGCGCCAAGGGCATCTCGCTCGAAGCGCTCTACCGTCGCATCGTCACCCAGCACTCGAGCATCGTCGTCGAAGCCGTGCGCGACATCGCGACCACCACCGACGGCTCGGTGCTCGTGCACTGCACCGCGGGCAAAGACCGCACGGGCGTCGTCGTCGCGCTCACCCTGCTCGCGGTGGGCGTCGACCGCGACTCCGTCATCGCCGACTACGAACGCACCGAGCAGTACCTCGCAGGCGAGTGGCTCGACGGCATGGTCGAGATGATCGGCCGCTACGGCGTGCCCGACACCCCCGAACTGCGCGTGCTCATGGGCGGCAGCCCGCCCGAGGCGATCGATTCGGCGATCGACGTCGTCGAGCGCTCGCACGGGTCGGCCAGGCGGTACCTGCTCGAATCGGGCCTCTCGCTCGACGAGCTGTCGGCGCTCGAGAAGCTCCTCGTCGACGAGGGATGA
- a CDS encoding MFS transporter: MSVAQPAPFDWRSVVVPVYLPTLVFSLGEGAMIPVIPIVATDRGASLALAGLIAALLMVGELVGDLPAGWLVAKVGERPAMIGAAALAVVGVVLALLLPTVFWLGVGVFLLGLATSVFGLARHAFLTSYVPARIRARALSTLGGVFRGGWAVGPFVAAALIAWTGHTESVFWVLVAACAAVVAVLLFLPDPERVFGAAQLARETSTATGSVRKVSGTANPDASKPADAPSPSVFRAIRENAAVLVRLGTGAGVLSALRASRTVVLPLWSVSIGLPAEQAALIVGISGAIDFALFYSSGQIMDRFGRLWSAIPGMLGMALGHIALAFTHDLPDRVGWFTALAVVLGFANGVTSGFIMTLGADLAPKDNPAPFLGAFRMIADTGNAGAPLLIAGITAGVSLVAANIVVGVIGIVGAAMLWRWVPRYVPHPHRRR; the protein is encoded by the coding sequence ATGTCCGTCGCCCAGCCCGCTCCCTTCGATTGGCGCTCGGTCGTCGTCCCCGTCTACCTGCCGACGCTCGTGTTCTCGCTCGGCGAAGGCGCGATGATCCCCGTCATCCCGATCGTCGCAACCGATCGCGGCGCCTCCCTCGCCCTCGCGGGCCTCATCGCGGCGCTCCTCATGGTGGGCGAGCTCGTGGGCGATCTGCCGGCGGGATGGCTCGTCGCGAAGGTCGGCGAACGGCCCGCGATGATCGGCGCCGCCGCGCTCGCGGTCGTCGGCGTCGTGCTCGCGCTCCTCCTGCCGACGGTGTTCTGGCTCGGCGTCGGCGTGTTCCTGCTCGGGCTCGCGACCTCGGTCTTCGGCCTCGCCCGACACGCATTCCTCACGAGCTATGTGCCTGCGCGCATCCGCGCCCGCGCGCTCTCGACCCTCGGCGGCGTGTTCCGCGGCGGCTGGGCCGTCGGCCCGTTCGTCGCTGCCGCGCTCATCGCATGGACGGGCCACACCGAGTCGGTGTTCTGGGTGCTCGTCGCCGCGTGCGCGGCCGTCGTCGCCGTGCTGCTGTTCCTGCCCGACCCCGAGCGGGTCTTCGGTGCGGCACAGCTCGCGCGCGAGACATCCACCGCCACCGGCAGCGTTCGCAAGGTGAGCGGCACTGCGAATCCGGATGCCTCGAAACCGGCCGATGCACCGTCGCCGAGCGTGTTCCGGGCGATCCGCGAGAACGCGGCTGTCCTCGTCCGGCTCGGAACGGGTGCCGGGGTGCTCTCCGCGCTCCGCGCGAGCCGCACGGTCGTGCTGCCGCTGTGGTCGGTGTCGATCGGATTGCCAGCCGAGCAGGCCGCGCTCATCGTCGGCATCTCGGGCGCGATCGACTTCGCCCTGTTCTACTCGAGCGGGCAGATCATGGACCGCTTCGGCCGGCTGTGGAGCGCGATCCCCGGCATGCTCGGCATGGCCCTCGGGCACATCGCGCTCGCGTTCACGCACGACCTGCCCGACCGCGTCGGCTGGTTCACGGCGCTCGCCGTCGTGCTGGGCTTCGCGAACGGCGTCACGAGCGGATTCATCATGACCCTCGGCGCCGACCTCGCACCCAAAGACAACCCCGCGCCCTTCCTCGGCGCGTTCCGCATGATCGCCGACACGGGCAACGCGGGCGCGCCCCTCCTCATCGCCGGCATCACCGCGGGGGTGTCGCTCGTCGCAGCGAACATCGTCGTCGGCGTCATCGGCATCGTCGGCGCGGCGATGCTCTGGCGGTGGGTGCCGCGGTACGTGCCGCACCCGCACAGGCGGCGGTAG
- a CDS encoding MFS transporter yields MSGSTDAIVDPRTRLGSPRAWLVWVLATTFVVWLFAIQTGYAVVSPEIQKSAGLSLKQIGVAAAIYTWVFAAVQFFSGALLDRFGSRPLLAIAVGFVTVGAFLYAGSVDFAVLAVAQTVLAIGASFGFVGAGYVGGKWFVAARYGLMFGLVQACASLGSAVSQPAILALLQALTWQQLLVAFGCFGLALVVLFVMFVRDPAPTGAAGADSSVSARPRREHGVVRGILVDLGRCFANRQVILAALLTAASFGTMLAVGTLWGPRIMEARGASTAFATVLTAVAWLGLAVGAPLVNIVSDRWGSRKLPAAIALALQALAIGFVVYLPDESSAVAVVLMFAVGLFSGAQMLGFTVAGESVPSSLIGSASAIVNGSAFIVSGLLASIPTAFLPNDPTLADFQGILWIMPAVLVVGVVASLLLRDPPVRRG; encoded by the coding sequence ATGAGCGGTTCGACCGACGCGATCGTCGATCCGCGCACGCGGCTCGGCAGCCCACGCGCCTGGCTCGTGTGGGTGCTCGCCACGACGTTCGTCGTGTGGCTCTTCGCGATCCAGACGGGGTACGCGGTCGTGTCGCCCGAGATCCAGAAGTCCGCCGGGCTGAGTCTCAAGCAGATCGGCGTCGCGGCGGCGATCTACACGTGGGTGTTCGCGGCCGTGCAGTTCTTCTCGGGAGCGCTCCTCGACCGGTTCGGCAGTCGGCCTCTGCTCGCGATCGCGGTCGGGTTCGTCACCGTCGGGGCGTTCCTCTATGCCGGCTCGGTCGATTTCGCGGTGCTCGCCGTCGCCCAGACCGTGCTCGCGATCGGCGCGTCGTTCGGCTTCGTGGGCGCCGGATACGTCGGCGGCAAATGGTTCGTCGCGGCCAGGTACGGGCTCATGTTCGGGCTCGTGCAAGCCTGCGCGTCGCTCGGGTCGGCGGTCTCGCAGCCCGCGATCCTCGCACTCCTGCAGGCGCTGACATGGCAGCAACTGCTCGTCGCGTTCGGATGCTTCGGGCTCGCGCTCGTCGTGCTCTTCGTCATGTTCGTGCGTGATCCGGCGCCCACCGGCGCGGCAGGCGCCGACTCGTCGGTCTCCGCGCGGCCCCGCCGCGAGCACGGCGTCGTCCGAGGCATCCTCGTCGATCTCGGCCGCTGCTTCGCGAACCGGCAGGTCATCCTCGCGGCGCTGCTGACCGCTGCATCGTTCGGGACGATGCTCGCCGTCGGCACCCTCTGGGGGCCGCGGATCATGGAGGCGCGCGGCGCGTCGACGGCGTTCGCGACCGTGCTCACGGCCGTGGCGTGGCTCGGTCTGGCAGTCGGGGCGCCGCTCGTGAACATCGTCTCCGATCGCTGGGGGAGCCGAAAGCTGCCCGCCGCGATCGCGCTTGCCCTCCAGGCGCTCGCGATCGGGTTCGTCGTCTACCTGCCCGACGAGTCGTCCGCCGTCGCGGTCGTGCTCATGTTCGCCGTCGGGCTCTTCTCGGGGGCGCAGATGCTCGGGTTCACGGTCGCCGGGGAGTCGGTGCCGTCATCGCTCATCGGGAGCGCGTCGGCGATCGTCAACGGGTCGGCATTCATCGTGAGCGGGCTGCTCGCCTCGATCCCGACCGCCTTCCTCCCGAACGATCCGACGCTCGCCGACTTCCAGGGGATTCTCTGGATCATGCCGGCGGTGCTCGTCGTGGGCGTCGTCGCGAGCCTGCTGCTCCGCGATCCGCCCGTACGACGCGGGTGA
- a CDS encoding ABC transporter substrate-binding protein translates to MRRNRPALIALAAAGIVALAGCAQTADGASGGDAWSYVSGDGKTYTADHVPTRIVAHAYAAKALMEFGITPIAIYADGDIGSDVGLAGADFDGIEIVGEEWGKIDVEKVAELQPDLIVGDWWPVEEAYSGLEDGVEESSKKLADLAPVVGAAQGDSIVDLIEGYADLAASLGADPEVIDEQRAEFDAAVAGFEAATAAKPGLTALAISPYDDIYAVAVPEYAPELLDLQKWGLDVIVPDTPDPDFPYWQSLSFETADTYQPDLLLFDDRNHPANEEVLAAQPIAKTITAYSAGQTTTWPAYWLHTYSDYAAQLRQLTTVVDGADPNVGE, encoded by the coding sequence GTGCGCCGAAACCGCCCCGCCCTCATCGCCCTCGCCGCAGCCGGCATCGTCGCGCTCGCCGGCTGCGCCCAAACCGCCGACGGGGCGTCGGGCGGCGACGCCTGGAGCTACGTGTCGGGCGACGGCAAGACCTACACCGCCGACCACGTGCCGACCCGCATCGTCGCCCACGCCTACGCCGCGAAGGCGCTCATGGAGTTCGGCATCACGCCCATCGCGATCTACGCCGACGGCGACATCGGCAGCGACGTCGGCCTCGCCGGCGCCGACTTCGACGGCATCGAGATCGTCGGCGAAGAGTGGGGCAAGATCGACGTCGAGAAGGTCGCCGAACTCCAGCCCGACCTCATCGTCGGCGACTGGTGGCCGGTCGAAGAGGCCTACTCGGGCCTTGAAGACGGCGTCGAGGAGTCGAGCAAGAAGCTCGCCGACCTCGCGCCCGTCGTCGGCGCCGCCCAGGGCGACTCGATCGTCGACCTCATCGAGGGGTACGCCGACCTCGCCGCGTCGCTCGGCGCCGACCCCGAGGTCATCGACGAGCAACGTGCCGAGTTCGACGCCGCCGTGGCCGGCTTCGAGGCCGCGACCGCGGCGAAGCCCGGCCTCACGGCCCTCGCGATCAGCCCCTACGACGACATCTACGCCGTCGCCGTGCCCGAGTACGCACCCGAGCTGCTCGACCTTCAGAAGTGGGGCCTCGACGTCATCGTCCCCGACACGCCCGACCCCGACTTCCCCTACTGGCAGAGCCTCAGCTTCGAGACTGCCGACACTTACCAGCCCGACCTGCTGCTCTTCGACGACCGCAACCACCCGGCGAACGAAGAGGTGCTCGCGGCCCAGCCGATCGCGAAGACCATCACGGCGTACTCCGCCGGGCAGACGACCACGTGGCCGGCCTACTGGCTGCACACGTACAGCGACTACGCCGCACAGCTCCGTCAGCTCACGACCGTCGTCGACGGCGCCGACCCGAACGTCGGCGAGTAG
- the prfB gene encoding peptide chain release factor 2: MLDSDFTQEIAALRSTYDDIRAVVDVDALEADIARLSEQAGAPDLWDDPAAAQKVTSALSHKQADLKRVTDVGRRLDDLDVLVELANEMEDDDAEQEARAELVELQGVVSQLEVQTLLDGEFDDRGAVVTIRSGAGGDDATDFAEMLLRMYLRWAERHEYPVKVMDTSYAEGAGIKSATFEVDTPYAYGTLSVEAGTHRLARISPFGSADKRQTSFAAVEVIPVMEEAVEVDIPEGDIRVDVFRSSGPGGQSVNTTDSAVRITHIPTGLVVSMQNEKSQIQNRAAAMRVLQTRLLLLKKEEEAAKKKELAGVITASWGDQMRSYFLYGQQLVKDLRTGYEVGNPAVVFDGDLDGLIAAGIKWRKRKDDD, encoded by the coding sequence ATGTTGGATTCTGACTTCACGCAAGAGATCGCCGCCCTGCGCTCCACGTACGACGACATCCGCGCCGTCGTCGACGTCGACGCCCTCGAGGCCGACATCGCCCGACTCTCCGAGCAGGCGGGCGCCCCCGATCTGTGGGACGACCCCGCTGCGGCGCAGAAGGTCACGAGCGCCCTGAGCCACAAGCAGGCCGATCTCAAGCGCGTGACCGACGTCGGTCGCCGTCTCGACGACCTCGACGTCCTCGTCGAGCTCGCGAACGAAATGGAGGACGACGACGCAGAGCAGGAGGCGCGGGCCGAGCTCGTCGAGCTCCAGGGCGTCGTGAGCCAACTCGAAGTGCAGACCCTCCTCGACGGCGAGTTCGACGACCGCGGCGCCGTCGTCACGATCCGTTCGGGCGCAGGCGGCGACGACGCGACCGACTTCGCCGAGATGCTGCTCCGCATGTACCTGCGCTGGGCCGAGCGTCACGAGTACCCGGTCAAGGTCATGGACACCTCGTACGCCGAGGGCGCGGGCATCAAGTCGGCGACGTTCGAGGTCGACACCCCGTACGCCTACGGCACGCTGTCGGTCGAGGCCGGCACGCACCGCCTCGCGCGCATCAGCCCGTTCGGCTCGGCCGACAAGCGGCAGACGAGCTTCGCGGCCGTCGAAGTCATCCCCGTGATGGAAGAAGCGGTCGAGGTCGACATCCCCGAGGGCGACATCCGCGTCGACGTGTTCCGCTCGTCGGGCCCCGGCGGGCAGTCGGTCAACACGACCGACTCGGCGGTGCGCATCACGCACATCCCGACGGGCCTCGTCGTCTCGATGCAGAACGAGAAGTCGCAGATCCAGAACCGTGCGGCCGCCATGCGCGTGCTCCAGACCCGCCTCCTCCTCCTCAAGAAGGAGGAAGAGGCGGCCAAGAAGAAGGAGCTCGCCGGCGTCATCACGGCGAGCTGGGGCGACCAGATGCGGTCGTACTTCCTCTACGGCCAGCAGCTCGTGAAAGACCTGCGCACGGGCTACGAGGTCGGCAACCCCGCGGTCGTCTTCGACGGCGACCTCGACGGCCTCATCGCTGCCGGCATCAAGTGGCGCAAGCGCAAGGACGACGACTAA
- the smpB gene encoding SsrA-binding protein SmpB produces the protein MPRERGEKVVATNRRARHDYTIEDTYEAGIVLTGTEVKSLREGRASLVDGYAFIDGGEMWLDAVHIPEYTEGTWNNHAPRRKRKLLLHKQEIIKISHRTAQGGYTLIPLKIYFSDGRAKVELAVAKGKREYDKRQALREKQDKREADRAMASRRHMGE, from the coding sequence GTGCCCAGGGAACGCGGGGAGAAGGTCGTCGCGACCAACCGGCGGGCGCGCCACGACTACACGATCGAGGACACCTACGAGGCCGGCATCGTGCTGACCGGCACCGAGGTCAAGTCGCTCCGCGAGGGGCGCGCGTCGCTCGTCGACGGCTACGCGTTCATCGACGGCGGCGAGATGTGGCTCGACGCCGTGCACATCCCCGAGTACACCGAGGGCACGTGGAACAACCACGCGCCCAGGCGCAAGCGCAAGCTCCTGCTGCACAAGCAGGAGATCATCAAGATCAGCCACCGCACGGCGCAGGGCGGGTACACGCTCATCCCGCTCAAGATCTACTTCAGCGACGGTCGGGCGAAGGTCGAGCTCGCGGTCGCGAAGGGCAAGCGCGAGTACGACAAACGGCAGGCGCTGCGCGAGAAGCAGGACAAGCGCGAGGCCGATCGCGCCATGGCGAGCCGTCGCCACATGGGGGAGTAG
- a CDS encoding FecCD family ABC transporter permease, with amino-acid sequence MKLALAGVAVTAACSSVTSAIVLADADVLDELRFWQVGALAGRYWPIVQALAPYLVVALIAAMCFARPLNALAMGDDLARSLGQHVGRNRALTFAVVAVLCGAATAACGPIAFLGLMVPHLARLITGPDYRWILPYSLVLGPIVLLGCDLLGRLVAAPGEVQVGVIVGVVGAPVFIALVRLRRNVEL; translated from the coding sequence GTGAAGCTCGCCCTCGCGGGCGTCGCCGTCACGGCGGCCTGCTCGTCGGTCACGTCGGCGATCGTCCTCGCCGACGCCGACGTGCTCGACGAACTGCGGTTCTGGCAGGTCGGCGCACTCGCGGGTCGCTATTGGCCCATCGTGCAGGCGCTCGCCCCCTACCTCGTCGTCGCCCTCATCGCCGCGATGTGCTTCGCACGCCCGCTCAACGCGCTCGCGATGGGCGACGACCTCGCCCGCTCGCTCGGCCAGCACGTCGGCCGCAATCGCGCCCTCACGTTCGCGGTCGTCGCCGTGCTCTGCGGCGCCGCGACCGCCGCGTGCGGCCCGATCGCCTTCCTGGGACTCATGGTGCCCCATCTCGCCCGGCTCATCACGGGCCCCGACTACCGGTGGATCCTGCCGTACAGCCTCGTGCTCGGGCCCATCGTGCTCCTCGGCTGCGACCTTCTCGGGCGGCTCGTCGCCGCCCCCGGCGAGGTGCAGGTCGGCGTCATCGTCGGCGTCGTCGGCGCTCCCGTCTTCATCGCGCTCGTGCGGCTGCGCCGGAACGTGGAGCTCTGA